The nucleotide window TGGCGCCAACAGGATTCCGCTGACATTCCAACAGCGCTCGCAAAATCAGCGGCGCCACGATGGTGGCACATAAAAACCCGAATTAATTCGGGTTTTTATGACAATCTTTTCAAAATTCATTTGCCAAACAACAAACAATATTCAATCTCTAATATTCAAGTGGAAAGCCTCAATGACAAACATGTCCTTCCGAAGATTTTTTCGACCAAAAAATGACCTTTTATATTCAGGCTGTTAAGAATTTCAGGCATTAAAATTTGAAAACCATTCGGAATTTGTGGTTTGAAATTTATTTGGGATTTGGGATTTGAGGTTTGTGTTTTGGAATTTCATCCGTTGGGTTGTTTCTATTCATTTGGGAAAATTGATTTATTTCCAAATTTAGAGGTGATTATTCGTATTCTTTGGTTAAATTAAAATCAATCGATCTTCCCCCCTATTTGTTTTGGATGTTATGAGCCACGGGCTCGGCTTATTTATGGATTGTGCGGATTGAAACTGAGCTGTTTTTTCATTGCGAGCGAAACGGAATGGAGCGAAGCAATATCCTGAAGTATTCACACTTAACAACAAGATTGCTTCGCCTCCGCGGATCAGCGGCTTCTCATAATAAGGGGAAAATAGTGTTTCGCAAAAGTTCTGGTTCGCCCTTTTTTTATCATGAATGGAGATAAGGGTTGGCGCCCAAGCAAAAACCGATTAATCTTTCGAAGCGCCGAACTTAGCTGGGATCTTCACCACCCACGCTGCCCGACACGGCGGGTTCTTTTGCACCGACTCAGGAATATTCACCAAAAATCCCTTGCCCACTTTCTCCCATGTCAATTCTTGATCAACCCCCAGCATCTTCAACTTTGCGCCCTCAGCGGGTTGAATAGAAGAAAGCCAAATTTTTGATGGCGGAGTGGGTTCATCCTCATCCGCCAGGTAAATGGCATAGACTGTCCCGTCTTTTTTCTGGGTCAAACAAACTTTGCCCTCTCGATACGGTTGCAGTGGCTGGGTCTCGTAAATCGCTTCACCGTTCACTTCAAGCCAGGCGCCAACTCCCTTCAAACGATCGTACGCCGCCTCAGCCCAATCGCCTTCGGGGGAGGGACCAATGTTCAGTAGCAAATTTCCACCTTTAGCCACAATTTCCACTAACATGTGGATAAGCTGATGGACTGATTTGTATTGATGATTTTTATTGTACGACCATCCCTCGGCCATAGTGATGCAGGACTCCCACGGCACGTTCAATGGCCGATCAGGAATTTTTTGCTCGGGGGTGAGGTAATTCTCGAACTCGCCGCTCACCCAGCGATCCACGATGATCAAACCAGGCTGATGCTTGCGAGCCATGGCGGCAATGCTAGCCATATCGATATCCTGGTTGTAATCCTTCTTTTTGGCCCAGGCCTCAAATTCTTTCGGCATATTCTGAAGAGGCCGCACCCAGGCGCCATCCAGCCAGAGGATGTCGATCTTGCCATATCGGGTCATCAGCTCTTCGATCTGGTCATAGGTAAATGCTTTGAACTTCTGCCAGCGCTCTGGGAATTTGGCGGGGTCGTAATTGACATGGCGATCGGGTGTGGCATAGTAATTCCACCAATAATATTCGCTGCTCCAATCGGGCTTGGAGAAATAGACGCCGATCATGAAGCCCTCCTGGCGAAAGGCATCGAACAGCGCTTTGGTGATATCGGCGTTGGGATGCGAGTGAAACGGACAATCGGGCGAAGTAATTTTGTAATCGGTGAATTTGGAATCGAACATGCAGAAGCCATCGTGATGCTTGGTGGTAAACACGAGATATTTCATGCCTGCCGCTTTGGCTGCCTTCGCCCATCTGGTTGGATCAAATTGGGTGGGATTGAAGGTCTTTTTCAAATTTCGATACTGGCGTTTATATTCCTCGTAATCATCCACGGGGCGGGTGATCCAGTCCTCCGAGCAGATCGACCAGGATTCCACCACGCCCCACTGACTGTAAGGGCCCCAGTGCATCATCAAGCCGAATTTCAAGTCCTGCCACTGCTCCAGCTTGTGTTTGATAAGCGGATCCGTGACAGGCACATAATCCCGTTCTGAATGTTGAGCCACTAATATGGAGAAACCTCCCAACATCAAAAGTGCATTCATCAGTAAAATATGCTTTACCATAAAATGCTCCAACTTCTGGACAAGAAACCAGGTTTTTTCAAAGACCTGGTTTCTTATAAATTACTATCTATGAAAAAGAACATTATCAGGCACAAGCTGCTTCTCCATCCCAGCGCCTTTCCAATACACCTTCAAACCATCCCCACCAGTCTTTTCAAAAAATGTCACTCTGATTGGATGAAATCCAGCCGCCAGGGCGATCACGCCCGATCGTTCCATCATCCCATGCAGACCATCGTTATTCACCACCAGCTCATCACCGATGAAAAGCTGGCTGCCGTCATCGGAATCGGTGGCGAAGCCATAGACGCCATCGGTCGGAATCTGGATGAAACCTTTATATTCGAATCCAAAATGCTCCTCGTTCTGGCGGGGGGAGAAATCGAAATTGCGCAGCGTGCCAGTCTTCAGCGGCTGCAATTGGCTGAAATCGGGCAGCCAGTCCCAATCGCCCTCGAAATAGGCGAATTGAATACCTGGGGCGGGATTGGTCACAGCCGCAGCGGGACGAGGGGCGACCTTCGTGAACGTGGCCTGAACCGCTGCGCTGACGGGCTTGTCATCCCGAAAGCAGCGGGCCGAAACCGTGGTCGTCTTGGTCAGGCGAATCGGACCCGTCGCCAAAATGGAATTGGGCTGGGGAATAGTTCCGTCCAGCGTGTAGCGAATCTGGACGTTCTGCCGATCCGAGCTCATGCTCACTTCGATCTCGTCCACGAAAATGTTGAAATCGGCCTTGATTTCTGGCGGATTGTTGATGTCAGGTTTGCCCTCGATCTCCAGCACCACCACGCTATTGATGGTATCGGGCGCCACGGTCGGAACAGCGATCACCAGGGCATCCTCGTCCCGAGTGACGGCCAATGGAGATCGGCCAGGATCCGAGAGCAAATAGGCATTTTTAGCGGAATTATAGATTCCTGGCACTTCCAATATGCCATCCTCTGGCCAATCGAACACATGCAGATAAAGTCGTGTGCCGCCCTCCATGGGCTGCTGGGTGCAGCGACCCCATGCCAGATATTTGAACGGGCTGGCGTGAGTGGCATAGATGGCCGAGCCATTGACCTTCATCCATTGGCCAATGGCTTTCAGCCGATCGATGCTCGGTTGCGGGAACAAACCTTCGGCCGTGGGACCAATATTGAGCAGAAAATTACCGCCTTTGGAAGCAATGTCGGCCAGCATCTGGATCAGCTCTTTGGCGGACTTCCAGTTGTGATCGTTTTTATTGTAGCCCCAATGGTCGTTCATGGTCATGCAGGTCTCCCAATCCACGCCAGGCAGACCCGTGGCGGGGATCGTCTGCTCGGGCGTACCGAAATCGCCAGCAAATTCGCCAGCTTGAGTGAAGCCCTCCATGCCCGATCGGCCAGCGCCCACCCGATTATTGATGATGATATTGGGCTGCAAACTGCGGACGTAATTGTAGAGGTCCTTGCCCCGCTCCTGGTTCCAGGTGTTCTCCCATTCGCCATCGAACCAGAGCACGCCGATCTCGCCGTAATTTTTCACCAACTCCCGAAGCTGATTCTTCATATGTCGCACGTAGCGATCGAAATCAGCGCCCTCGGTTGGGCGATCTTTCTCCCAATCCCGTCGGGGCAGATAATCGGGATGATGCCAATCCATGATCGAATGATACCAGCACATCTTGAGACCCGCTTTGTGGCAGGCGTCGGATAGCTCCTTCAAAATATCCCGCTGGAACGGGGTGGACATGACATCGAAATCGGTGTATTTGGAATCGAACAGGCAGAAGCCATCGTGGTGTTTGGAGGTGATGACGATATATTTCATGCCCGCATCTTTGGCCATCTGCACCCATTCCTCGGCATTGAATTTAACGGGATTGAATTGTTGGACGAATTTATCATATTCCTCCAATGGAATCTGAGCCGTGGTACGGATCCACTCGGCATGATCGGTGCGGCCGTTCCATTCGCCCGCAGGGATGGCGTACAAACCCCAATGAATGAACATGCCGAACCGAGCCTCCCGCCACCATTGCATGCGGGCATCCCGCTCGGCCTGGGATTCGGCCATATAATTTTTTGTGCCACAGGATAAGAGAAAAATGAGAGAAATTAGAAGTGAAAATTTGAAGATGTTCATCGCTCCCTCGCTTGGTTTGGTTTGACAGGATAAACAGGATTAACTGGATTGGTTTTTGTGATTGGAATTTAAGTGAATTTGAGGGAAAAATCAAGGTAAAATATTGCGCTGAAATTTCTCTATTGATTATTTTTTTCTGCATTATTATCGCTTGACAAAGATGGTAAAATTTGATACGATATTTCAAGCTTAGGTTACTACTAAAGTCTACCATATGGATTCGAATAACTTTTTCACTCCAAATTTGATCGTTTTCGTTCAGACTGCAATTAGACAACTGTTTAATTGGAGGCCTTGTTTGTTTGACTCAACTTGTTTAACTGATCAACTCATCTAACAAAGAAAGAAAATCTTATCAACCTTAGAAGCCAAAAAAAGACCGAACATCCATGAAACCTTATTAGCTTATCATTTTTAGATGCAATTTTCGAGAGATCGAAAATAAGGGAATAAGGTTTATTTAATGGGGTTCGCCCTGGCTACTAAGGCTGTTCTGAAAAATAAGCTAATCAACCCAAGGAAAAATCTTATTGACTTTAGTAGCCAATGAAAACCAAACCGACCTGAAAGCTTACTAGCTTATTTTGAAAGCTGGTTTTCCTGAGATCGAAAAGAAGGGAAAAGGTTGATCTGATGGGATTCGCTCTTGCTACTAAGGGTGTTGTGGAAAAATAAGCTTATTTCGCTCAAAAAAATTATAGCTGAGCGTTGCAGCAAAGAACAGGAGTTGCTATAGACATTGCTTTAGCGATACTGACAGGCAGTTACGAGCTGGCTGAAAAGACAGGATTACTCGCTTACATCAAAAGCATGGGTGAACAAACATTTGATGCCTGATTCGACTGACTGATTCTATTGATTGGAGCGACAAAATCAGTTGAAAGCGCTGAATTGATTGAATGTCATAATAAATTATGAGCCATTCAGTTTATGGCGGAAGCTTTTAGATGATCAGGGAATTGGATAATTGCGTGGTATTGCTTGCTTACTTCACTCAACTCACTTCGCCACTCAACTGAATCAACTCTCTCAAAAACCAATAAGCCCGATTAACTTTATGAGCCAAGGCAAATAAACCACCCGTCGAAGATGCTGTTCCGAAAGCAGCGGCCTAACCAAACAAACCTATCAATTTTTTTGTGAAATCAAATTAAAAAGATCAGGTCGGTTTCAGATAGGAGATCAAATAATTTTGACATTTGGTTCTTTTTGATTATATTCTCGATGAGGCCACTTAAATAAATAACCAGAGGTGAACCATGAGAACCTTGATTATTAGAATGATGATATTTTTGGTTGCTGAATTTTATCACGTTGCGGCCCAACAGCCCATAAACTTCAGGCTCGCCACAGTGTCGCCAGCCAAATCCGTTCATGTGGTTGGAGATTTCAACGGATGGTCGCGGACCAGCATGCCAATGGCCGATCCGGATGGCGATGGGATTTGGGAAGCAAGCATCCAACTTGCCCCTGGAGTATATCAATATCGCTATTTAATCGATGAAGTAATCTGGATTAAAGATCCAGCGAATCCAGTTTGGGATGGTGAACATAGCAATTCGGTGCTTTCAGTTGCGGATCCAGAAATGCCGCGGCTAAAGATCCTTCGACCTATTTATGGTGAACGCTTTGTCAATGAGCCGATTGAAATCGCGCTTCAATATATCGATGGCAAAGGGCAGTACGGTTTGGATTTGGCGGCGACTCGGGTGCTCATCAACGGTCAGCCGATAAAATTTAATTTTAACATAAAAACCAATAAGATTGAGTGTCGCGTACAGGGGATGGATGATGGGGAATATGAATTAGAGATCAGCGCTGCGGATCGAGCTGGCAATGCAGCAGCCCCAATTCGCTCATTTTTTTGGGTGAACCAGCATAATCAATCCCCTTCTTTGGATGCTGGCCACACCATGATTGCTTGGATCAATCATCCAGTGACGCTGGATCAATGGGTGGGAGGAGATCCGGATAATGATCCTATCCGGCATTACCAATGGAAATTGCTTGCGAAGCCAATCGGAAGCAGGGCGAAATTGAATCGCTCTGGAATTCCTTTTCCATCCTTTAAGCCAGATAAAATCGGCCGCTATGTGTTTTCGCTTCGGATCAGCGATGGTCGTCTCTGGAGCAACATCGACAGCGTTGATGTTTTCGCATTTAGTCAGCAAGATCTTCCAGTCCAATTTCAGTTATCAGAATCAGCAGTCTTAGCCCACTATCAAACTTCCATTCGCACTGCGGCGGTGGCTGGCGAATTCAACCGATGGTCCGCTACCGCCAATCCCATGAATGATCGGGATCATGATGGGGTTTGGACCGCCTGGCTGGACCTTGATCCTGGGGAGTACGAGTACAAATTCGTAGTGAATGACAGCCTCTGGCTTCCTGATCCGGAAAATCCTCGTCAGGTCCCTGATGGTTGGAATGGACTAAACTCCATTTTTACCGTATCCTCTTATCGCCCAACTGCCAGAGCCAACGCCAAATTGCTCCCTGGCAAAATCATCATCGACGCATCAGCCAGTAGCAGTCCCTTGGGTAAATCACTTGGTTTCTCCTGGATCCAGGATATCAAAAACCCCAAGAGATTCTCTCTCTCTGCGGCCGAAATGCTGGCATTTCCGATCCCCCATCAACCCGGAAATTACTACTTTTATTTGGTGGCGACCGATGAGCATGGAGGAAGCGATTTGCAGAAATTAGTGCTATCAGTCGATCGAGACTTGGTGCGCATCCAGGGTTACGGGGATTCGCCCGATTGGGCGAGAGATGCGATCATTTATGAGATTTTTGTCCGTCAGTTCACCCCCAGCAGGGATCTTCAGGGCGTCATAAAAAAGCTCGATTATTTGAAAGACTTGGGGGTCAATTGTATTTGGTTAATGCCAATTTGGGAAGGACCGACTCGTCATGGCTATGGCCCAAGCGATTTCTTTCAAATTGAATCCGATTATGGGACGCTGGAGGATTTCAAATCGCTGGTTAAGGCGGCTCACGACGCTGGCATCAAAATCATTCTCGATTTCATCGCCAATCACACTTCCGACCAGCATCCGTATTTTCTCGCTGCCTATCATTCCCCTTTATCTCCATTTCGGGACTGGTTTCGCTGGCGATCAGATAAAAAGCGCAGCTATTATGCTTACGAGTTTCATAATGACTGGGACACGCTCCCGAATCTGAATTACGAGAATCCAAATGTCCGGCAGTATATATTAAGTGCGGCGAACTACTGGGCATCGTTGGGGGTAGATGGTTTCCGTTGCGATGTGGCCTGGGGTGTTCCCCACGATTTCTGGAAGGTTTTTCGTCGGTCTTTGAAAAAAAATTACCCCGATTTGTTGTTGATCGATGAGGTGCTTCCACGGTCGCCCGCTTATCATCGCGATCAATTTGATATGTCGTATGACACCGATTTCTACGGCAATCTGCTCGATGTGATGCGCAAGCAAAAGCCGCTTCCAGCCATTGATTATGGGCTGAATAAGACAAAAAAGAACTACCCTGAGGAAGCGCTGGATTTTCGATATATGGAAAATCATGATATGGAGCGATTCATCACTCAGTTTGGATTGAACAAGACCAAATTGGCAGCAGCGCTGCTCTTGACAATCCCAGGCACGCCGCTGATCTATTACGGACAG belongs to candidate division KSB1 bacterium and includes:
- a CDS encoding alpha-L-fucosidase, with amino-acid sequence MVKHILLMNALLMLGGFSILVAQHSERDYVPVTDPLIKHKLEQWQDLKFGLMMHWGPYSQWGVVESWSICSEDWITRPVDDYEEYKRQYRNLKKTFNPTQFDPTRWAKAAKAAGMKYLVFTTKHHDGFCMFDSKFTDYKITSPDCPFHSHPNADITKALFDAFRQEGFMIGVYFSKPDWSSEYYWWNYYATPDRHVNYDPAKFPERWQKFKAFTYDQIEELMTRYGKIDILWLDGAWVRPLQNMPKEFEAWAKKKDYNQDIDMASIAAMARKHQPGLIIVDRWVSGEFENYLTPEQKIPDRPLNVPWESCITMAEGWSYNKNHQYKSVHQLIHMLVEIVAKGGNLLLNIGPSPEGDWAEAAYDRLKGVGAWLEVNGEAIYETQPLQPYREGKVCLTQKKDGTVYAIYLADEDEPTPPSKIWLSSIQPAEGAKLKMLGVDQELTWEKVGKGFLVNIPESVQKNPPCRAAWVVKIPAKFGASKD
- a CDS encoding alpha-L-fucosidase, encoding MNIFKFSLLISLIFLLSCGTKNYMAESQAERDARMQWWREARFGMFIHWGLYAIPAGEWNGRTDHAEWIRTTAQIPLEEYDKFVQQFNPVKFNAEEWVQMAKDAGMKYIVITSKHHDGFCLFDSKYTDFDVMSTPFQRDILKELSDACHKAGLKMCWYHSIMDWHHPDYLPRRDWEKDRPTEGADFDRYVRHMKNQLRELVKNYGEIGVLWFDGEWENTWNQERGKDLYNYVRSLQPNIIINNRVGAGRSGMEGFTQAGEFAGDFGTPEQTIPATGLPGVDWETCMTMNDHWGYNKNDHNWKSAKELIQMLADIASKGGNFLLNIGPTAEGLFPQPSIDRLKAIGQWMKVNGSAIYATHASPFKYLAWGRCTQQPMEGGTRLYLHVFDWPEDGILEVPGIYNSAKNAYLLSDPGRSPLAVTRDEDALVIAVPTVAPDTINSVVVLEIEGKPDINNPPEIKADFNIFVDEIEVSMSSDRQNVQIRYTLDGTIPQPNSILATGPIRLTKTTTVSARCFRDDKPVSAAVQATFTKVAPRPAAAVTNPAPGIQFAYFEGDWDWLPDFSQLQPLKTGTLRNFDFSPRQNEEHFGFEYKGFIQIPTDGVYGFATDSDDGSQLFIGDELVVNNDGLHGMMERSGVIALAAGFHPIRVTFFEKTGGDGLKVYWKGAGMEKQLVPDNVLFHR
- a CDS encoding alpha-amylase family glycosyl hydrolase gives rise to the protein MRTLIIRMMIFLVAEFYHVAAQQPINFRLATVSPAKSVHVVGDFNGWSRTSMPMADPDGDGIWEASIQLAPGVYQYRYLIDEVIWIKDPANPVWDGEHSNSVLSVADPEMPRLKILRPIYGERFVNEPIEIALQYIDGKGQYGLDLAATRVLINGQPIKFNFNIKTNKIECRVQGMDDGEYELEISAADRAGNAAAPIRSFFWVNQHNQSPSLDAGHTMIAWINHPVTLDQWVGGDPDNDPIRHYQWKLLAKPIGSRAKLNRSGIPFPSFKPDKIGRYVFSLRISDGRLWSNIDSVDVFAFSQQDLPVQFQLSESAVLAHYQTSIRTAAVAGEFNRWSATANPMNDRDHDGVWTAWLDLDPGEYEYKFVVNDSLWLPDPENPRQVPDGWNGLNSIFTVSSYRPTARANAKLLPGKIIIDASASSSPLGKSLGFSWIQDIKNPKRFSLSAAEMLAFPIPHQPGNYYFYLVATDEHGGSDLQKLVLSVDRDLVRIQGYGDSPDWARDAIIYEIFVRQFTPSRDLQGVIKKLDYLKDLGVNCIWLMPIWEGPTRHGYGPSDFFQIESDYGTLEDFKSLVKAAHDAGIKIILDFIANHTSDQHPYFLAAYHSPLSPFRDWFRWRSDKKRSYYAYEFHNDWDTLPNLNYENPNVRQYILSAANYWASLGVDGFRCDVAWGVPHDFWKVFRRSLKKNYPDLLLIDEVLPRSPAYHRDQFDMSYDTDFYGNLLDVMRKQKPLPAIDYGLNKTKKNYPEEALDFRYMENHDMERFITQFGLNKTKLAAALLLTIPGTPLIYYGQEQGLADKTAPMDWQRAKTDLFQFYRKLIHLRRSHLCLRRGDMMKLATNAELDVYAYLRKHGQDQVLVVLNFSDSNRDCLITLPSDVIKQVKQPWLRLENSITGEPMQLPIIAGDQIRLQMTPETPYVFVMNE